From the Comamonas odontotermitis genome, one window contains:
- the rsxB gene encoding electron transport complex subunit RsxB: MTHPLPSDQQPASALAVFIDAIDEALPQTQCTRCGYPDCRGYAEAVATGAAAINQCPPGGEEGIARLAAITGRATLPLNPDHGVEAPRVLARIDENWCIGCTLCIKVCPTDAILGANKRMHTIIAEACTGCELCLPVCPVDCIELDNASGEATGWEAWSREQAEQARNRYQKHSNRRTSGMRKPAKGLQATPAGDEDRLAVSSPSAALNNIRAAGSPSAPTPMPSKVTNGDTTPATPAAPSDKKAMIAAILAKARQQRGSPN; encoded by the coding sequence GTGACCCATCCCCTTCCCTCCGACCAGCAGCCAGCCTCAGCGCTGGCTGTTTTCATTGATGCCATTGATGAGGCCCTGCCTCAGACCCAGTGCACGCGCTGCGGCTACCCTGACTGCCGAGGTTACGCCGAAGCCGTGGCCACGGGCGCAGCGGCCATCAACCAATGCCCTCCCGGCGGCGAGGAAGGCATTGCGCGCCTGGCGGCCATCACAGGCCGCGCCACGCTGCCATTGAATCCGGACCATGGCGTAGAAGCTCCACGCGTGCTCGCGCGCATCGATGAAAACTGGTGCATCGGCTGCACCCTCTGCATCAAGGTCTGCCCCACGGATGCCATTCTGGGTGCCAACAAGCGCATGCACACCATCATTGCCGAGGCCTGTACGGGCTGCGAGTTGTGCCTGCCCGTGTGCCCGGTGGACTGCATCGAACTGGACAATGCCAGCGGAGAGGCCACCGGCTGGGAGGCATGGAGTCGGGAACAGGCTGAACAAGCACGCAATCGCTATCAAAAACATAGTAATCGACGCACATCCGGCATGCGCAAACCCGCAAAAGGCCTTCAAGCCACACCTGCTGGAGACGAAGACCGCTTGGCCGTCAGCAGTCCGTCCGCAGCCTTGAACAACATCCGTGCGGCAGGCAGCCCATCCGCTCCAACCCCTATGCCGAGCAAGGTTACGAATGGCGACACAACACCAGCAACGCCGGCTGCACCTTCCGACAAAAAGGCGATGATTGCCGCCATTCTGGCCAAGGCCAGACAACAGCGCGGCAGCCCGAACTAG
- a CDS encoding polyhydroxyalkanoate depolymerase, translating to MLYQLYETQRALMEPFAEYAHATSKMLSNPLWPVSQTTAVQRASAGFDLLYRLGKDYEKPAFNINTITAGDHDIAVHERVELTKPFCELRRFKRFSDDPATLTAMKGQPAVLIVAPLSGHYATLLRETVRTMLEGHKVYITDWTNARLVPQSSGDFHLDDYVNYVQDFIRHIQEIYGACHVVSVCQPTVPVLAAVSLMASRGEQTPLSMTMMGGPIDARRSPTAVNNLATTHDIQWFENNVIYPVPANFPGAGRKVYPGFLQHMGFVSMNPDRHATSHYDYFKDLLKGDEESAEHHRQFYDEYNAVLDMDAAYYLETLKTVFQDFALVKGTWQVRSPEGVAELVRPQDIQHTALLTVEGELDDISGSGQTQAAHDLCTGLKGSGNRHFEVKGAGHYGIFSGKRWRNMVYPVLKDFILAHSELPAKASTVKSTVSKQSNLQTV from the coding sequence ATGCTGTACCAACTCTACGAAACCCAGCGCGCCCTGATGGAGCCGTTTGCCGAATACGCGCACGCCACATCCAAGATGTTGAGCAATCCCCTGTGGCCTGTCAGTCAGACCACCGCTGTCCAGCGTGCTTCGGCCGGCTTTGACCTGCTCTACCGCCTGGGCAAGGATTACGAGAAACCCGCATTCAACATCAACACCATCACCGCTGGCGACCATGACATTGCCGTGCACGAGCGTGTGGAGTTGACCAAGCCATTTTGCGAGCTGCGCCGTTTCAAGCGCTTTTCAGACGATCCAGCCACCCTCACTGCCATGAAGGGGCAACCCGCCGTGCTGATCGTGGCACCGCTGTCCGGCCACTACGCCACCCTGCTGCGCGAGACCGTGCGCACCATGCTCGAAGGCCACAAGGTCTACATCACCGACTGGACCAATGCCCGCTTGGTGCCCCAGTCGTCCGGAGATTTCCATCTGGATGACTATGTGAACTATGTGCAGGATTTCATCCGCCATATTCAGGAAATCTATGGTGCCTGCCACGTGGTGAGCGTCTGCCAGCCCACCGTGCCGGTGCTGGCTGCCGTATCTCTGATGGCCAGCCGTGGAGAGCAGACGCCGCTGTCGATGACGATGATGGGCGGCCCGATCGATGCACGCCGCTCGCCCACCGCAGTCAACAATCTGGCGACCACGCACGATATCCAGTGGTTCGAAAACAATGTGATCTACCCGGTGCCGGCCAACTTCCCTGGTGCCGGCCGCAAGGTCTACCCGGGCTTTCTGCAGCACATGGGTTTTGTCAGCATGAACCCGGACCGCCACGCGACGAGCCACTACGACTACTTCAAGGACCTGCTCAAGGGCGATGAGGAAAGCGCAGAACACCACCGCCAGTTCTATGACGAGTACAACGCCGTGCTGGACATGGACGCCGCCTACTACCTGGAGACGCTCAAGACGGTGTTCCAGGACTTTGCCCTCGTCAAGGGCACCTGGCAGGTGCGCTCGCCCGAAGGCGTAGCAGAACTGGTGCGCCCCCAGGATATCCAGCACACCGCCTTGCTGACGGTGGAAGGTGAGCTGGACGATATCTCCGGCTCCGGCCAGACCCAGGCTGCGCACGATCTGTGTACCGGCCTCAAGGGATCGGGAAACCGCCACTTCGAAGTCAAGGGTGCCGGGCACTATGGCATCTTCAGCGGCAAGCGTTGGCGCAACATGGTCTACCCCGTGCTCAAGGACTTCATCCTGGCCCACAGCGAGCTCCCCGCCAAGGCCAGCACGGTAAAATCCACGGTTTCCAAGCAGAGCAACTTGCAAACGGTGTGA
- a CDS encoding GTP pyrophosphokinase, with protein MPFHDFELRKQEFLAEYAQRLPTLKAAAASFNALIEAILQGLPGVNIAKIECRVKNPEEAVRKFKRKYRNALEDRTESYAIGDYITDLIGVRVVCLYEDEPPAIMAKVREYFDVIEITDKTAPMEDSESDFGYKGIHMDLRFNNEQAQLSEHMAYAQQAFELQIRTIIQDSWSELDHKIKYKKSIPTNLKRRINILSALFELADREFLQIRNETNQALALSRVDTDDEADAAPQPYADDSEPLDAFGFVAFGQRHFPGYDFDPQKVEFFIDELVNDFGVRQASWLFAVVQKHISTARHYKADFQHRYPSSSFNPFTVMRHCLYLEDRQRFRRSLRNSAREAFEEWLENHQPTRRTAA; from the coding sequence ATGCCATTCCACGATTTTGAACTTCGCAAACAAGAGTTCCTGGCGGAATACGCCCAGCGCCTGCCCACCCTCAAGGCCGCAGCCGCCTCCTTCAACGCCCTGATCGAGGCGATTCTTCAGGGCCTGCCCGGTGTCAACATCGCCAAGATCGAGTGCCGCGTCAAGAACCCTGAAGAAGCGGTGCGCAAGTTCAAGCGCAAATACCGCAATGCGCTGGAAGACCGCACCGAAAGCTATGCCATCGGCGACTACATCACCGACCTGATCGGTGTGCGCGTGGTGTGCCTGTACGAGGACGAGCCACCGGCCATCATGGCCAAGGTGCGCGAGTATTTCGATGTGATCGAGATCACCGACAAGACGGCCCCCATGGAGGATTCCGAATCCGACTTCGGCTACAAGGGCATCCACATGGATCTGCGCTTCAACAACGAGCAGGCGCAGCTCTCAGAGCACATGGCGTATGCCCAGCAGGCATTCGAGTTGCAGATTCGCACCATCATCCAGGATTCATGGAGCGAGCTGGACCACAAGATCAAATACAAGAAGTCGATCCCCACCAACCTCAAGCGGCGCATCAACATCCTGTCGGCCCTGTTCGAGCTGGCCGATCGTGAGTTTTTGCAGATCCGCAACGAGACCAACCAGGCGCTGGCCCTGTCGCGCGTCGACACGGACGATGAGGCAGATGCCGCCCCTCAGCCCTATGCGGATGACAGCGAGCCACTGGACGCCTTTGGATTTGTGGCCTTTGGGCAACGCCACTTCCCTGGCTACGATTTCGATCCGCAAAAGGTGGAGTTCTTCATTGACGAACTGGTCAACGATTTTGGCGTGCGCCAGGCGTCCTGGCTGTTTGCCGTGGTGCAGAAGCACATTTCCACGGCGCGCCACTACAAGGCCGATTTTCAGCACCGCTACCCCAGCAGCAGCTTCAATCCATTCACGGTGATGCGCCATTGCCTCTACCTGGAGGACAGGCAGCGCTTCCGCCGCAGCCTGCGCAACTCCGCCCGGGAAGCGTTTGAGGAATGGCTTGAGAACCACCAGCCCACGCGGCGCACTGCCGCCTGA
- a CDS encoding AI-2E family transporter has product MLNTRSLHDKAFILLLIAVTIAFFAVLFPFQGAVFWGVIFAVVFTPLHKKIGSKFPKYPTVAALITLSLCLVLVILPLILLSISLAKESAAIYERVHTGQMNFGQYFQQIYSALPQWLIDLLARFNLNDPKVIQEKISGISVQASQYVATKVLAIGQNTMGFLVSFCIMLYLLFFFLRDGKVLVRKIYAAVPLDDSHKQKLGAKFITVVRATVKGNLAVAATQGALGGIIFWILGIDGALLWGVVMAFLSLLPAVGAAIVWAPVAIYFLATGATWQGIVLTAYGAGVMGMVDNILRPLLVGKDTKMPDYLILISTLGGLSLFGLTGFVIGPLIAALFIAVWDLFAPQAQIGVPADSLPPDNQN; this is encoded by the coding sequence ATGCTCAACACCCGATCTCTTCACGACAAAGCATTTATCTTGCTGTTAATTGCCGTCACCATTGCGTTTTTTGCAGTGTTGTTCCCGTTTCAGGGAGCCGTATTCTGGGGCGTGATCTTTGCCGTGGTGTTTACACCTTTACACAAAAAGATCGGTAGCAAATTCCCCAAATACCCGACTGTTGCGGCCCTGATTACGCTGTCCCTATGTCTGGTACTGGTGATCCTGCCATTGATTTTGCTGTCCATCTCGCTGGCCAAGGAGTCCGCCGCGATCTATGAGCGTGTGCACACCGGCCAGATGAATTTTGGCCAGTATTTCCAGCAGATCTACAGCGCCCTGCCCCAGTGGCTGATCGATCTGCTGGCCCGCTTCAACCTCAATGACCCCAAGGTCATTCAGGAAAAGATTTCGGGTATTTCGGTGCAGGCCAGCCAGTACGTGGCCACCAAGGTGCTGGCCATTGGCCAGAACACCATGGGTTTCCTGGTGAGCTTCTGCATCATGTTGTATCTGCTGTTCTTCTTCCTGCGAGATGGCAAGGTGCTGGTGCGCAAGATCTATGCTGCTGTACCGCTGGACGACTCGCACAAGCAGAAGCTGGGCGCAAAGTTCATCACCGTGGTGCGCGCCACCGTCAAAGGCAATCTGGCCGTGGCAGCAACCCAGGGCGCTCTGGGCGGCATCATTTTCTGGATTCTCGGCATTGACGGCGCCCTGCTGTGGGGTGTGGTGATGGCCTTCCTGTCGCTGCTTCCTGCAGTCGGTGCGGCCATCGTATGGGCACCAGTCGCCATTTACTTCCTGGCGACAGGTGCCACCTGGCAAGGCATCGTGCTGACCGCCTATGGCGCCGGAGTCATGGGCATGGTGGACAATATCCTGCGCCCCCTGCTGGTGGGCAAGGACACCAAAATGCCCGATTACCTGATCCTGATCTCGACGCTGGGAGGCCTGTCCCTCTTTGGTCTGACCGGATTTGTCATCGGCCCGCTGATTGCAGCCCTGTTCATCGCAGTATGGGATTTGTTTGCGCCACAGGCACAGATTGGCGTGCCCGCAGACAGCCTGCCCCCTGACAACCAGAACTGA
- a CDS encoding 2-oxoglutarate dehydrogenase E1 component encodes MSDTNSVYQAYQGNTYLFGGNAPYVEEMYENYLANPGSVPDTWRAYFDALQNVPATDGSNHKDVPHLPVINAFAERAKQGGTKVVVASGADSELGRKRTAVQQLIAAYRNVGTRWADLDPLKRQERPEIPELDPAFYGFTDADQETVFNTSNTFFGKESMTLRDLLNALRETYCGTLGAEYMYATDQNQKRWWQQRLEAIRSKPAFNADQKKRILDRLTAAEGLERFLHTKYVGQKRFSLEGGESFIVAMDQLINAAGVKGVQEIVIGMAHRGRLNVLVNTLGKMPKDLFAEFDHTAPEDLPAGDVKYHQGFSSDVTTAGGPVHLSLAFNPSHLEIVNPVVEGSVRSRMDRRNDPQGKQVLPVLVHGDAAFAGQGVNQETLALSETRGYTTGGTVHIIINNQIGFTTSDPRDLRSTTYCTDIVKMIESPVLHVNGDDPEEVALAMQMALDFRMEFSKDVVVDIICYRKLGHNEQDTPALTQPLMYKKIAQHPGTRKLYADKLGTQGLGETLGDDMVKAYRAAMDAGKHTVDPVLTNFKSQYAVDWSPFLHKKWTDAADTAIPLAEWKRLAERVTTLPESVNPHQLVKKVYDDRAAMGRGDINVDWGMGETMAYASLVASGYPIRLSGEDSGRGTFTHRHSVVHDQKREKWDEGTYIPLQNVADSQAPFTVIDSILSEEAVLGFEYGYASNDPNTLVIWEAQFGDFANGAQVVIDQFIASGEVKWGRVNGITLMLPHGYEGQGPEHSSARLERFMQLAADQNMQITQPTTASQIFHLLRRQMVRPLRKPLIIMTPKSLLRNKDATSPVSEFTSGGFQTVIGERDEAIVAKADKVKRVIACSGKVYYDLVKKRAEDGTTDVAIIRVEQLYPFPHKAFAAELKKFGNAKEIVWCQDEPQNQGAWFFVQHYIHENMLDGQKLGYSGRAASASPAVGYSHLHQEQQKALVEGAFAKLKGFVLTK; translated from the coding sequence ATGAGCGATACAAATTCTGTGTATCAAGCCTACCAAGGCAATACCTATCTTTTCGGTGGCAATGCCCCCTACGTAGAAGAGATGTACGAAAACTACCTGGCCAATCCAGGCAGCGTACCCGATACGTGGCGTGCATACTTTGACGCACTGCAAAATGTCCCCGCAACGGACGGCAGCAACCACAAAGATGTTCCTCATCTCCCTGTCATCAACGCCTTTGCCGAACGTGCCAAACAAGGCGGCACCAAGGTAGTCGTTGCCTCCGGTGCCGATTCGGAGCTGGGCCGCAAGCGCACTGCCGTGCAGCAGCTGATTGCTGCCTATCGCAATGTGGGCACCCGCTGGGCCGACCTGGATCCGCTCAAGCGCCAGGAGCGCCCCGAGATCCCCGAGCTTGATCCAGCGTTCTACGGCTTCACCGACGCCGACCAGGAAACCGTGTTCAATACGAGCAACACGTTCTTCGGCAAGGAGTCGATGACCCTGCGCGATCTGCTCAATGCACTGCGCGAAACCTATTGCGGCACCCTGGGCGCCGAATACATGTATGCCACCGACCAGAACCAGAAACGCTGGTGGCAGCAACGTCTGGAAGCCATTCGCAGCAAACCTGCATTCAATGCCGACCAGAAAAAGCGCATTCTCGACCGCCTGACGGCAGCCGAAGGTCTGGAGCGTTTCCTGCACACCAAGTATGTGGGCCAGAAGCGCTTCTCGCTGGAAGGCGGCGAATCCTTCATCGTGGCGATGGATCAGCTGATCAACGCCGCTGGTGTCAAGGGCGTGCAGGAAATCGTGATCGGCATGGCCCACCGTGGTCGCCTGAACGTGCTGGTGAACACCCTGGGCAAGATGCCCAAGGACCTGTTTGCCGAGTTCGACCACACCGCGCCTGAAGATCTGCCTGCTGGCGACGTGAAGTACCACCAGGGTTTCAGCTCGGACGTGACCACCGCAGGCGGCCCCGTGCACCTGTCGCTGGCCTTCAACCCATCGCACCTGGAAATCGTGAACCCCGTGGTCGAAGGCTCGGTGCGCTCGCGCATGGACCGTCGCAACGACCCTCAGGGCAAGCAAGTGCTGCCCGTGCTGGTGCACGGTGACGCGGCCTTTGCCGGCCAGGGCGTGAACCAGGAAACCCTGGCATTGTCCGAAACCCGTGGCTACACCACGGGCGGCACGGTGCACATCATCATCAACAACCAGATCGGTTTCACCACCTCCGATCCACGCGACCTGCGTTCGACCACGTATTGCACCGACATCGTCAAGATGATCGAGTCGCCTGTGCTCCACGTCAACGGCGATGATCCGGAAGAAGTGGCGCTGGCCATGCAGATGGCTTTGGATTTCCGCATGGAGTTCTCCAAGGACGTCGTGGTGGACATCATCTGCTACCGCAAACTGGGCCACAACGAGCAGGACACGCCAGCGCTGACCCAGCCGCTGATGTACAAGAAGATTGCCCAGCACCCTGGCACGCGCAAGCTGTACGCCGACAAGCTGGGCACGCAAGGCCTGGGCGAGACCCTGGGCGACGACATGGTCAAGGCCTACCGCGCTGCCATGGACGCGGGCAAGCACACGGTCGATCCGGTGCTGACCAACTTCAAGAGCCAGTACGCCGTGGATTGGAGCCCCTTCCTGCACAAGAAGTGGACGGACGCTGCAGACACCGCTATTCCTCTGGCTGAGTGGAAGCGCCTGGCCGAGCGCGTGACGACTCTGCCTGAGTCGGTCAACCCGCACCAACTGGTCAAGAAGGTGTATGACGACCGAGCCGCCATGGGCCGTGGCGACATCAATGTGGACTGGGGCATGGGTGAAACCATGGCCTACGCTTCGCTGGTGGCCTCTGGTTATCCGATCCGCCTGTCCGGTGAGGACAGCGGCCGCGGCACCTTCACCCATCGCCACTCGGTCGTGCACGACCAAAAGCGCGAGAAGTGGGACGAAGGCACCTACATCCCTCTGCAGAACGTGGCCGACAGCCAGGCTCCGTTCACGGTCATCGACTCCATCCTGTCGGAAGAGGCAGTGCTGGGCTTCGAATACGGCTACGCTTCGAACGACCCCAACACCCTGGTGATCTGGGAAGCGCAGTTCGGCGACTTTGCCAACGGCGCTCAAGTGGTGATCGACCAGTTCATCGCCTCTGGTGAAGTGAAGTGGGGCCGCGTCAACGGCATCACGCTGATGCTGCCACACGGCTACGAAGGCCAGGGCCCCGAGCACAGCTCGGCCCGCCTGGAGCGCTTCATGCAGCTGGCGGCAGACCAGAACATGCAGATCACGCAGCCCACCACGGCCAGCCAGATCTTCCACCTGCTGCGTCGCCAGATGGTGCGTCCGCTGCGCAAGCCGCTGATCATCATGACGCCCAAGTCGCTGCTGCGTAACAAGGATGCGACTTCGCCCGTGTCCGAGTTCACCTCCGGTGGCTTCCAGACCGTCATCGGTGAGCGCGACGAGGCCATCGTTGCCAAGGCCGACAAGGTCAAGCGCGTGATCGCCTGCTCGGGCAAGGTGTACTATGACCTGGTCAAGAAGCGTGCCGAAGATGGTACGACTGACGTGGCCATCATCCGCGTGGAGCAGCTGTATCCATTCCCGCACAAGGCCTTCGCTGCGGAACTCAAGAAGTTCGGCAACGCCAAGGAAATCGTGTGGTGCCAGGACGAGCCGCAAAACCAGGGCGCATGGTTCTTCGTGCAGCACTACATCCACGAAAACATGCTCGACGGCCAGAAGCTGGGCTACTCCGGTCGTGCCGCTTCGGCATCGCCTGCCGTCGGTTATTCGCACCTGCACCAGGAGCAGCAAAAGGCTCTGGTGGAAGGCGCATTTGCCAAACTCAAGGGTTTCGTGCTGACCAAGTAA
- the odhB gene encoding 2-oxoglutarate dehydrogenase complex dihydrolipoyllysine-residue succinyltransferase, whose amino-acid sequence MAIVEVKVPQLSESVAEATMLNWKKKAGEAVAVDEILIEIETDKVVLEVPAPAAGVLTEIVQGDGATVVADQLIAKIDTEAVAGAAAAPAAAPAQAAAAPAPAAAAPAATGGSKGDVAMPAAAKLLADNNLPVGAVAGSGKDGRVTKGDVLAAVAGGVKSTAAVIPTGVPAKSLPQVASPAGSQDLGERPEQRVPMSRLRARIAERLLQSQSTNAILTTFNEVNMAPVMALRKKFQDDFTKEHGVKLGFMSFFVKAAVHALKKYPVLNASVDGTDIIYHGYFDIGIAVGSPRGLVVPILRNADQMSFADIEKKIAEFGKKAQDGKLGIEDMTGGTFSISNGGTFGSMMSTPIINPPQSAILGVHATKDRAVVENGQVVVRPMNYFAMSYDHRIIDGREAVLGLVAMKDALEDPSRLLFDL is encoded by the coding sequence ATGGCAATCGTAGAAGTCAAAGTTCCTCAGCTGTCCGAGTCGGTCGCTGAAGCCACCATGTTGAACTGGAAGAAGAAGGCTGGCGAAGCTGTTGCAGTCGACGAAATCCTGATCGAGATCGAGACCGACAAGGTCGTTCTGGAAGTGCCTGCCCCGGCTGCTGGCGTTCTGACCGAGATCGTGCAAGGTGATGGTGCCACCGTGGTGGCCGACCAGCTGATCGCCAAGATCGACACCGAAGCCGTGGCCGGTGCTGCAGCGGCTCCTGCTGCTGCGCCTGCACAGGCCGCTGCCGCGCCGGCGCCGGCTGCCGCAGCTCCTGCTGCCACGGGTGGCAGCAAGGGTGATGTGGCCATGCCTGCAGCTGCCAAGCTGCTGGCCGACAACAACCTGCCCGTGGGCGCCGTTGCTGGTTCCGGCAAGGACGGCCGCGTCACCAAGGGTGATGTGCTGGCCGCCGTGGCCGGTGGCGTCAAGTCCACCGCCGCCGTGATTCCTACCGGTGTGCCTGCCAAGTCGCTGCCCCAGGTGGCATCGCCTGCAGGTTCTCAGGACCTGGGCGAGCGCCCAGAGCAGCGCGTGCCGATGAGCCGCCTGCGTGCCCGTATTGCCGAGCGTCTGCTGCAATCGCAGTCGACCAACGCGATCCTGACCACGTTCAACGAAGTGAACATGGCGCCCGTGATGGCGCTGCGCAAGAAGTTCCAGGACGACTTCACCAAGGAACACGGCGTCAAGCTGGGCTTCATGTCCTTCTTCGTGAAGGCTGCAGTGCATGCGCTCAAGAAGTACCCTGTGCTGAATGCATCGGTCGATGGCACCGACATCATTTACCACGGCTACTTCGACATCGGTATCGCCGTGGGCTCGCCACGCGGCCTGGTGGTGCCAATCCTGCGCAATGCCGACCAGATGAGCTTTGCCGACATCGAAAAGAAGATTGCCGAATTCGGCAAGAAGGCGCAAGACGGCAAGCTGGGCATTGAAGACATGACCGGCGGTACCTTCTCCATCTCCAACGGTGGCACCTTCGGCTCAATGATGTCCACCCCCATCATCAACCCGCCTCAATCGGCCATCCTGGGCGTGCACGCCACCAAGGACCGCGCCGTGGTGGAAAACGGCCAGGTCGTGGTTCGTCCGATGAACTACTTCGCCATGTCGTATGACCACCGCATCATCGACGGCCGTGAAGCCGTGCTGGGCCTGGTGGCGATGAAGGATGCGCTGGAAGATCCATCGCGTCTGCTGTTCGACCTGTAA
- the lpdA gene encoding dihydrolipoyl dehydrogenase, with amino-acid sequence MSKQFDVVVIGGGPGGYVAAIRAAQLGMAVACIDEWKNAAGGPALGGTCTNVGCIPSKALLQSSEYFEHATHSFADHGISTGKVAMDVAKMIARKDGVVKQNNDGIQYLFKKNKVTFFHGRGSFVKAVDGGYEIKVAGKEEESITGKQIIVATGSNARALPGVPFDEDKILSNDGALRLGATPKKLGLIGAGVIGLEMGSVWRRLGTEVTVLEGMDKFLPTVDEQIAKEAKKAFDKQGLKIELGVKVGEIKTDKKGVNISYTNAKGEAQQLEVDKLIVSIGRVANTIGLNPEAVGLKLDERGAIVVDDDCKTNLPGVWAVGDVVRGPMLAHKAEEEGVAVAERIAGQHGHVNFATLPSVIYTSPEVAWVGRTEQQLKADGVAYKAGTFPFLANGRARALGDTTGMVKFLADATTDEILGVHMVGPMVSELISEAVVAMEFKASSEDIARICHAHPSLSESTKEAALAVDKRTLNF; translated from the coding sequence ATGAGCAAGCAATTTGATGTCGTCGTGATCGGCGGCGGCCCCGGTGGCTATGTGGCCGCCATCCGTGCAGCGCAACTGGGCATGGCCGTGGCCTGTATCGACGAGTGGAAGAACGCCGCTGGCGGCCCCGCTCTGGGCGGCACCTGCACCAACGTAGGCTGCATTCCATCGAAGGCGCTGCTGCAGTCGTCCGAATATTTCGAGCACGCCACGCACAGCTTTGCCGACCACGGCATCTCCACCGGCAAGGTGGCCATGGACGTGGCCAAAATGATCGCCCGCAAGGACGGCGTCGTGAAGCAGAACAACGACGGTATCCAGTACCTGTTCAAGAAGAACAAGGTCACCTTCTTCCATGGCCGCGGCTCCTTTGTGAAGGCGGTCGATGGTGGCTACGAAATCAAGGTGGCTGGCAAGGAAGAAGAATCCATCACCGGCAAGCAGATCATTGTTGCCACAGGCTCCAACGCCCGCGCGCTGCCTGGCGTGCCTTTTGATGAAGACAAGATCCTGTCGAACGATGGCGCGCTGCGCCTGGGCGCTACGCCCAAGAAGCTGGGCCTGATCGGCGCTGGCGTGATCGGCCTGGAAATGGGCTCGGTCTGGCGCCGTCTGGGCACCGAAGTGACGGTGCTCGAAGGCATGGACAAGTTCCTGCCCACCGTGGACGAGCAAATCGCCAAGGAAGCAAAGAAGGCTTTCGACAAGCAGGGCCTCAAGATCGAGCTGGGCGTGAAGGTTGGCGAGATCAAGACCGACAAGAAGGGCGTGAACATCAGCTACACCAACGCCAAGGGCGAAGCCCAGCAGCTGGAAGTGGACAAGCTGATCGTGTCGATCGGCCGCGTGGCCAACACCATTGGCCTCAACCCCGAAGCCGTGGGCCTCAAGCTCGACGAGCGAGGTGCGATTGTGGTCGATGACGACTGCAAGACCAACCTGCCAGGCGTGTGGGCGGTGGGCGATGTGGTGCGCGGCCCGATGCTGGCGCACAAGGCCGAAGAAGAGGGCGTTGCCGTGGCCGAGCGTATCGCTGGCCAGCACGGCCATGTGAACTTTGCTACGCTGCCTTCGGTGATCTACACCAGCCCTGAAGTGGCTTGGGTGGGCCGCACCGAGCAGCAGCTCAAGGCCGACGGCGTGGCATACAAGGCAGGCACCTTCCCGTTCCTGGCCAATGGCCGCGCCCGCGCTCTGGGCGACACGACCGGCATGGTCAAGTTCCTGGCCGATGCCACAACCGACGAAATCCTGGGCGTGCATATGGTAGGCCCGATGGTGTCGGAGCTGATCTCCGAAGCTGTGGTGGCGATGGAGTTCAAGGCATCGAGCGAAGATATCGCTCGTATCTGCCACGCCCACCCATCGCTGTCGGAATCGACCAAGGAAGCGGCTCTGGCTGTGGACAAGCGCACCTTGAACTTCTGA